The segment ATCGATATTACAGAGCGTAAAAAGGCAGAGAAAGAATTAAAAGACAGTGAAACCAAATACCGGACACTCTTTGAATATGCCAACGACGCCATATTCCTCATGAGCGGAGATACCTTCATTGACTGTAACACCAAAACCCTGGAGATGTTTCAGTGCACCAGGGAGCAGATTATCGGGCAGCCTCCTTACAGATTCTCTCCCCCATTCCAACCCAACGGCGAGGGTTCAAGGCAAGCGGCGCTCAATAAGATCAATGCGGCGTTGCGCGGTGAATCTCGTTTCTTTGAGTGGATACACTGTCGCTACGATGGGACCCCTTTTGATGCCGAGGTGGGTCTGAACCGTATTACGCTGGGAGGTGAAACATTCATCCAGGCAATCGTCCGCGAAATCACCGAACGGAAAAAGACCGAGCAGGCACTCCAAAAAAGTGAAGAGAAATACCACAATATTTTCGAACATTCCATAGAGGGCATCTTCCAGTCAACCCCGGACGGAAGACATTTAAGCGCGAACCCGGCCATGGCAAGGATGTTTGGATATGATACCCCGGAGGAGATGATCGAAGCTACGACCGACATAGCGACACAGATATATGTAGACCCGGAAGAAAGGGAGGTGTTTAAAAAGATCATTGAAGAGCAGGGCTTTGTCGAGAAATTCGAATCAGAACAGTACCGCAAAGACGGGAGCACGTTCTGGGTTTCCACCAATGCCCGCGCGGTCCGGACTCCCGATGGGGCAATACTCTGTTATGAAGGTACCGCGATCGATATTACCTTGCAAAAGAAAACTGAAGAGGCCCTGCGCCAGGAACGGGAACGGTTTCTGACCCTTACGGAAAACGCCCCCTACGGGCTTGCATTGATTGATCAGGATGGCACTTTTCAATACACGAACCCTCAATTCAAAGGGATATTCGGCTATGCTCTCAACGAAGTTCCAAACGGCAGGGAGTGGTTCAGGAAGGCCTATCCTGACCCGGCATACAGGCATACTGTAATAGCAGCATGGATTGACGACATAAAAGGGACAAGGATGTTGGAAAAAAGGCCGAGGATCTTTACGGTGAGGTGTAAAGACGGCACCGACAAGATAATCAATTTTATACCTGTTAAATTGACAGCCGGTGGAAACATAATGGCCTGTGAGGACATAACCCAACGCAAACAGGCCGAAGAAGAGCTCCGCGCGGCCCACGAGCGGTTTTTTAACATCATCGAGTTCTTGCCCGATGCGACGCTGGTCATCGACCGGGAAAAAAGGGTGGTAACCTGGAATCGTGCCTGCGAAGAGATGACAGGTGTCAGGAAGGAGGATATCCTTGGGAAAGGTGACTATGAGTATGGCCTTGCCATTTATGGTATAAGAAGACCTATACTCATAGACTATGTTACCGCCGAGTCCGATGAGTTAAAGGAGAGATACGAATCGATCAAGAAAAAAGGCAACGTGCTCTATGGAGAAGTATTCGTGCCAAAACTATACGGTGGGAAGGGCACATTTTTGTCAGGGACTGCCTCTCCATTATTTGACAGCAGTGGAAATATAGTTGGCGCGATAGAATCGATTCGTGATATCACGGAACGCAAAAACCTCGAATCCCAGCTTCTCCAGGCCCAGAAACTGCAGGCCGTAGGGACCCTGGCGGGTGGTATTGCCCATGACTTCAACAACCTTCTTATGGCTGTCCTCGGATATACATCCTTGATGCTTATGGACGTAGATCCCGGTCATCGTCATTATGAAAAGTTGAAAATAATAGAAAAACAGGTACAAAGCGGCGCAGACCTGACAAAGCAGTTACTGGGATTTGCCCGGGGCGGGAAATATGAAGTGAAACCAACAGATATGAATGAACTCCTCATTAAATCCTCTGATATATTTGGCAGGACCAAGAGGGATATTGTTATCCACAGAAAACTACAGGACGATCTTTATACGGTAGAGATAGACCGCAGCCAGATAGAACAGGTCCTGTTAAACCTCTATATCAATGCATGGCATGCGATGCCTACAGGAGGAGAACTCTATCTTGAAACACAGAATATTATTTTTGATGAAGGCTACGCCAATCGTTACCCGATAAAGCCGGGGCAATATGTAAAAGTATCCGTAACCGATACAGGGATAGGCATGGACGAGGCAACGAAGCAAAGGATCTTTGAGCCCTTTTTCACCACACGGGAGATGGGAAGGGGGGCAGGCCTGGGATTGGCCTCTGTGCACGGTATTATAAAAAACCATAGCGGTATGATCAATGTTTACAGCGAGAAAGGGAAAGGCACAACCTTCAACATCTATCTCCCTGCTTCCGGGAAAGAACATATCGAGGATAAGGTCATATCGGATGAGTTATTGAAGGGCCGGGAGATGATCCTTTTTGTTGATGACCAGGATGTGGTTATTGATGTTGGAAAGGCAATTTTGGAGGAGCTTGGCTATACGGTGCTGCTGGCGAAAAGCGGGCAAGAGGCAGTAGATGTCTATGCGGAACGCATGGAAGAGATTGACCTGGTGATCCTCGATATGGTCATGCCGACCGTGAGTGGCGGGGAAACCTACGACAGATTGAAGGAGATCAACCCCGGGATCAAGGTCATTCTCTCAAGCGGCTATAGCTTAAACGGCCAGGCATCGGGAATACTTGAACGCGGCTGTAACGGTTTTATCCAGAAGCCATTCAATGTTAATGAATTATCAAAAAAGATACGGGAAGTACTGGAAAAATAGCGTACCAATATGGGTGACCACGTACTGCCCATCCCCTCTTCAAAATATTATGGATTAGTGGTGTAAAAAAGGATTATCATAACATATGGATCATGAGCTGACAGTCCTCACGATTACTGCAGCGTCCATCGGTTTTTTTCATACACTGCTGGGGCCGGACCATTATATCCCTTTCATTGTCTTCGCAAGGGCAAAGAAATGGTCCATTATGAAAACAGCGTTGTTCACGTTCCTTTGTGGTATTGGCCATATCGGGAGCTCCGTCGTGCTCGGGATCATGGGAATTGCCCTGGGAATTGCGGTCACGAAGCTGGAGCTTGTAGAATCGTTCCGCGGCAACATAGCCGGATGGGCCCTGATAGCATTCGGTTTTATGTATTTTGTCTGGGGATTACGAAGGATGTTCAGAAACCGTCCACATGAGCATGCCCATGCACATATCGACGGTGATGTCCATGTCCACACACATTCCCATTCCGAAGAGCATGTCCATATCCACGATCAGAAAGGTGCTGTAAACCTTACGCCCTGGATCCTCTTTACGATCTTTCTCTTCGGTCCCTGTGAACCATTAATCCCGATCCTCATGTACCCAGCGGCAAAAAGCAGCCTATGGGGCCTGGTACTTGTGAGCTCTGTATTCGGCGGCGTGACGATCCTGACAATGCTCGGCGTTGTTCTCGTTTCTGTCCTTGGCATCAACTTCCTCCCCATGGCCCGGCTTGAACGTTACAACCATGTCATGGCCGGTGCTACGATATTTCTTTGTGGAATAGCGATACAGTTTATAGGGCTATAGTATAGCCAATGAAGGAGCTATAGCTGAAGTAATGCAGCGCTCGTTGAGCGGGTCGTGCGCATCGCGAGAGAATACGGGCGCGACACCGCAACCCCGGCTGAAGCAAGGAAGATCTTCAGACTTTCCGCTTAATCTTGACCTTATCCTCAGCCTCAACCTTGTTTTTCCAGGTATGATGCCTCGATCTGTCTGATGTAGGAGGTGTTGTTGCCCCGGGCGTAAGGGGAAGCCCGGAAAGTCTCATCAGGGAAGCTATCTCCGCGGTACGTTGTGTGACCCTCGCGAGGTCCTTTCGTATCTCAGGCCATTCTTTCGTGAATGTACCGACCCTTCCCAACGCCAGCTCTTCCTTCCATCGTCCGGATTTTTTCCCGTATTCCCTGGCGAACTCCTGTCGTGCCTTTGCGGGGTCTGACAGAATGCCTTCTGAAGCAAGTCTTTCCTGCAGCTGTACCATCCAGAGGTTCACGAATTACCGCTATGACCAACTCCACTTAGCATCAAAAGAAACGCTGATAGTAAATGTAGCAGTATCCCGGAACAAACTCCATACATAATTTTAAGGACAGCAATCAGCAGTCAGCAGATAAAAAAGTAGGCCAAGGCTAAGGTTGAGGTTTAGCAAACCCAGTTCTCCGTAATCTCCACCTGATTGTTTTACCATGAGCCATGAGCGATCAGCGATCAGTTATGAACTTTTTCACGCTATGTGCTATACATTCTCTCCTATATAGTGTATTACAATAAATATATAATAAATATAATTAATAATATAAATAATTAATTATAGATAATAAATAATAATAATAAGATTATATAAAGCAATAAAGATATTAATAAAAAATATATGATATATATTTAATCAATGTAAAAGATAATAATAAAAATGTACAAATAAATAATATTATATAAAAAAACATAATTATTTTATTGACAATATATTTATAGTATATTTATAATGTATACGTAAAAGAATAGGAATGAAATGGGGAAGAAAAAGACAGAGGAAGAGAAAAAATCGGTTCCTGTTATTGTTCGTCTGAACAAGGAAGAGTTTGAGATGTTGGAGAAGAGGGCTTCCATTCTCGGGATGAATGTATCAACGTTCCTGAGACTACTGATACGCAGAGGAAGAATTGAACTGGACGAAAGGGAGCAAAAACTCTAAGAGAAAGGGGGTGATATATAATGGCAACGAAGAAGAAAGCAGCACCAAAGAAGAAAGCAACAGGCAAGAAGAAATAAGGGAGGGGCGCAAGCCCCTTCCCTCCTCAACCTCACGCGCACACGGTAGCGGGTGTTGCTTATGGGATCTGTGAGAGAGGACAAAAGTGTTTTTGTTGAACCATGATGTTTAACTATTCGAAACCCTGGTTTCGAAGGAGGGTGGATGTGATACAGCAAGGAACACAAAATCACAGGAAAGGAGGTGAGAGATAGATGACAAAGGCAGCATTCATCGCAAAAGTAGCGGCAAAGACAAAATTCAGCAAGGCGCAGGCAGAAAAGGCAATAAACTGTGTTGTTGATGTGCTCAAAGATGCTATGAAGAAAGGTGATAAGCTTAGCCTCGTTGGTTTCGGAACCTTTTCGGTAGCGAAAAGAAAGGCCCGTAACGGGAGAAACCCAAGAACTGGAAAACCAATGAAGATCTCAGCGAAGAAGGTACCGAAATTTTCAGCATCTCCGTTGTTCAGGAAAATGGTCAAGTAGTACCTTCAGGAGGCACACTCTTGCCAATTACTCCTCCGGCAGAGTGTGCCCTCAGGTCTAATGCAC is part of the Syntrophorhabdaceae bacterium genome and harbors:
- a CDS encoding PAS domain S-box protein, yielding IDITERKKAEKELKDSETKYRTLFEYANDAIFLMSGDTFIDCNTKTLEMFQCTREQIIGQPPYRFSPPFQPNGEGSRQAALNKINAALRGESRFFEWIHCRYDGTPFDAEVGLNRITLGGETFIQAIVREITERKKTEQALQKSEEKYHNIFEHSIEGIFQSTPDGRHLSANPAMARMFGYDTPEEMIEATTDIATQIYVDPEEREVFKKIIEEQGFVEKFESEQYRKDGSTFWVSTNARAVRTPDGAILCYEGTAIDITLQKKTEEALRQERERFLTLTENAPYGLALIDQDGTFQYTNPQFKGIFGYALNEVPNGREWFRKAYPDPAYRHTVIAAWIDDIKGTRMLEKRPRIFTVRCKDGTDKIINFIPVKLTAGGNIMACEDITQRKQAEEELRAAHERFFNIIEFLPDATLVIDREKRVVTWNRACEEMTGVRKEDILGKGDYEYGLAIYGIRRPILIDYVTAESDELKERYESIKKKGNVLYGEVFVPKLYGGKGTFLSGTASPLFDSSGNIVGAIESIRDITERKNLESQLLQAQKLQAVGTLAGGIAHDFNNLLMAVLGYTSLMLMDVDPGHRHYEKLKIIEKQVQSGADLTKQLLGFARGGKYEVKPTDMNELLIKSSDIFGRTKRDIVIHRKLQDDLYTVEIDRSQIEQVLLNLYINAWHAMPTGGELYLETQNIIFDEGYANRYPIKPGQYVKVSVTDTGIGMDEATKQRIFEPFFTTREMGRGAGLGLASVHGIIKNHSGMINVYSEKGKGTTFNIYLPASGKEHIEDKVISDELLKGREMILFVDDQDVVIDVGKAILEELGYTVLLAKSGQEAVDVYAERMEEIDLVILDMVMPTVSGGETYDRLKEINPGIKVILSSGYSLNGQASGILERGCNGFIQKPFNVNELSKKIREVLEK
- a CDS encoding HU family DNA-binding protein, with product MTKAAFIAKVAAKTKFSKAQAEKAINCVVDVLKDAMKKGDKLSLVGFGTFSVAKRKARNGRNPRTGKPMKISAKKVPKFSASPLFRKMVK